The Pseudomonas pergaminensis nucleotide sequence CGTGGCGTCCTACGACCACATCAACTGGTTCCGGGTGCCTTCGCGCTTTGATGGGGAAATCCTGCATATCAGCCTGGAAACCCGCGAGAAGCATGCGTGGTTGGCTTATTTCGAACCCTACAGCCGTGAGCGTCACGACTGGCTGATCGAGCAGGCCCTGAGTCGCGCCGGCACGCAGTTACTGGCCACCGGCAAGAGTGCCGAGGGGCGTGACATCCAGTTGCTGCGTCGCGGCAAAGGCGGTGAAGGCCGCCGCAATATCTGGATCATCGCCCAACAGCATCCTGGCGAGCACATGGCCGAATGGTTCATGGAGGGCATCATCGAACGCCTGCAACAGGACGGTGATGCCGAGCTGAAAAAGCTGCTGAAAGTCGCCGACCTGTACCTGGTGCCCAACATGAACCCGGACGGGGCGTTCCATGGCCACTTGCGCACCAACGCCATGGGCCAAGACCTCAACCGTGCCTGGCAGAGCGCCAGCCAGGAGATCAGCCCGGAAGTGTGGTTCGTCCAACAACAGATGGAAACGTACGGCGTGGACCTGTTCCTCGATATCCACGGTGACGAGGAAATCCCCTACGTCTTCACCGCCGGCTGCGAAGGCAACCCCGGCTACACCCCGCGCATCGAGGCATTGGAAAAACACTTCCGCAGCCACTTGAGCGGCCTGACCCGCGACTTCCAGACCACTTACGGCTATACCCGCGACCTACCGGGCGAAGCCAACATGACCCTGGCGTGCAACGCTGTTGGCCAGCAATACGACTGCCTGTCCCTGACCCTGGAAATGCCCTTCAAGGACAACGACGACGCGCCCAACCTGAAAACCGGCTGGTCCGGTGAGCGTTCCAAGCAGCTGGGCAAAGACGTACTGAGCACCGTCGCCGACATCGTGACCACCCTACGCTAACGCCTTGTTGGCGCCGGCTTGCCGGCGATGAGGCCCTTGATGATGCAGACATTTCAAGGACGCCATCGCCGGCACGCCGGCTCCTGCACCGTCAGCGTTTGCTGCCGGTCATGCTTTGCAATACGCCATCGCGCCGGATCAACCCATGGAACAACGCCGCTGCCAGGTGCAACAGCACCGTCAGGAACAGCAGGTAGGCCAAAAACCCATGGGCCTTGCGCAACACCGCGAACAACGGCGCGTTCGCGCCTACCAACGCTGGCAATTGCACCGAACTGCTGAGCATCACCGGGTCGCCCGCCGCTGAAATCATCGCCCAGCCCAGCAACGGCAACACCAGCATCAAGGCATACAGCACCACATGGGAGGCCTTGGCCGCCAACACTTGCCACAGCGGCAAGTCAGCCGGCAACGGCGGTTGGCGCGTGGAGAAGCGCACCACCAACCGTACGATCACCAACGCCAGGATCGCGATCCCCAGCGGCTTGTGCAGGTGGATCAACCACTCATGCCGCTCCGACACAGAAGCCGCCAGGCCCGCGCCGATAAACAGCATGGCGATGACCATCAGCGCCATCAGCCAGTGCAACAGACGCGCCAGCGGCGCGAAGAACCGTGGTTGGGCATTCATGGCTTCGACTCCTGAGGGGAGCTGTGCAACGGGCTGACTTCACCGGCGCGGCGCAGGTACGAACTGGCATAGGCCGCCGAACGTGCCGCCAGCAAGGGATCATTGGAGGCTTCGATGCCACTGGGCAGAATCAGCGGGTCAAAGTTGATATCACGGCAATCACCGTCCGCTTGCGGCTGACTGCTTTGCAGCACCAGGGTGCCGGCGTTGATGACCTTATGCTCGCCGGTCCAGGCCTTGCTCGCATCGTCCAGCGGGTCCCCAGGGTTGGCCAGGGTCATGTTCAACTGCCAGCGCAACGGCCCTGCCGCCAGGCGCTGCACCAAGTCTTTTTCGAGGAAGTCACTCCCGGCCGGCGCAACATCGCCCGCCGCATCCTGAAGCTGCGGTACCACACCCCAACGCACTGCCTGACGCTTGCCATCGGCACCCACCAAGTAAAACGCGTTGATACCGTTGTAGGTTTCAGTCGCATAACTGGCCGATGGCTTGGCGGTCTTGACCCACGCCAGAAACGGCGCGGTCTCGGGATGAGCGGCAAAGAACGCCGGCATGCTCGCCGGGTTCGGTTTGCCAGTGGCCGGCTCCGGTGTACCGGCCTTGAGCATCTGGTAGAACGCTTCAGGCGTACCCACCGGGAACACCGGCATGCTGTTCATGCCCGTACGCCACTGCTGGCCGTTGGCCTGGGTGAATTGCACGGCAAAACTGCGGATCGGCACACTGCTGTCGGGCGCATAGGGGTTGCCGCTGGGCAAGGCAAACCGGCCGACCAGCGGGGTCTTGGCCTCGCTGAACACCTGGGCGCTGGAGTAGGTACGGGCTTCGGGGCTGCTCTCGAAATACCCCGCGACACACACACCCTTGGCATGGTTACGTCGGAAGCCGGGGTGCACGCCATTGTTGGTTTCCAGGGCATTGACCAGGGTTTTAGGGCGCAGGCGCTGTGGGTCGAGGGTGCCATTGACGTAGGCAAATGCCCCCGCCACAACCGCAACCACGGCACCGATACCCGCCAGGCGCGCGATCAGGCTCGCAGTGCTCAACGGGGGACGGGGCGGTGATGAGTGATCTACCATAAAGGAACTCCAGGGCCAAAGGCCTTAGGGGTGAACATAAGGTCGGAGCATTAAGACGAACGCCGGTCGGCTCTATTCCCTGGCCTTGAATTTATTTTCAAGCAAGGGGAATAACCCTCAACGCCGCACGTCTCTCTAGTCCCAGCGTAGTGACCAGCCAGATTCCCATGCATGAACTCGACGAACAGTTACGTGAACTCATCCCCAGGCTGCGGCGCTTTGCCGTGTCCCTGACCCGTAACGCCAGCAGTGCGGACGATCTGGTGCAGTCGACCCTGGAACGGGGGATCATCAGTTGGGCCGACAAACGCATCGAAGGCGACTTGCGCGCCTGGCTGTTTTCAATCCTCTACCGCCAGTTCCTCGATGCCCACCGCCGCACCCGGCGCTATGCACGCATGCTGGAATTCTTTACCGGACGCGACGACGCGCAGCCGTCGGTGGAACGCACCGTGATCGCCCAGTCGACCCTGCAAGCCTTCGATCAACTCAACACCGAGCAGCGCGCACTGCTGCTATGGGTCTCGGTCGAAGGCTTGAGCTACAAGGAAGTCGCCGAGATCCTCGAAGTGCCCATCGGCACCGTGATGTCGCGCCTTTCGCGGGCGCGCCAAGCCCTGCGCCAACTCAGTGATGGCGAAATTGCCAGCCCTTCCCTGCGGATACTCAAATGATCAGCCTGCCCCCCAGCGAACGCGATTTGCATGCCTACGTCGATCACCAACTGCTGGAGAGTGATCGCCGCATGCTTGAAACCTATCTGGCGGCCCACCCCGACGTCGCGGCCCAGGTCCATGCCTGGCAGCACGACGCACAATTGCTGCGCGCGGCGTTGGGCGGTGCCCTGCAACAGCCGCCCAACCCGGACCTGGACCCGGCATTGATTCGCCAGCGCATCAAGCGCCAGTCGCGCCGCCACTTCGCCACGGCAGCCGTGCTGCTGATCGCCGTCAGCCTTGGCGGTGTCGGTGGCTGGCACGCCCGTGAAGCCACCCAGCCCGCCCCATTGCCGATGGCCGATGCGATGCAGGCGTTCCGCTTGTTCGCCCAGGACGGCATCATGCCCGCCGATTATCAGGTTCAGGGCAGCGGCACAATGCAGGCCTGGCTCGATCGCTACTTCAACCAGGCCCATCGCTTGCCTGACTTGAGCGGTTCCGGGTTTACGCCGGTCAGCGGGCGCCTGCTCACCACCGAGCAAGGCGCGGCGGCCATGGTGCTGTACGAAGATCCACAAGGGCGGCGCATCAGTTTCTATATCCGGCCACCGGGACCGGAGAACGGCTTCCTGCCCCGTGGCAGCCGCAGTGCCGATGGCTTGCAGGCCCAATATTGGTCCGGCGCCGGCTACAACTATGCGGTGGTCAGCCCGGCAGACCAGCCCACTCCGACGATGCTGAAGTTCTAGAAGCCCACGTCGAGTACCACGTTGTCGAGGTAGGTGCCGGCCGGCGGAGTGGTTTGATCGCTATAGATCCTGGCGTTGTAGTTGAACACCTGGCTGCCCATACCCAGGCCATTGCCGGGGTTGACCTCGGCGGTGGAGCTGTCGCGACGCGCCGCCCCCACACTGCCCCAACGGGTGGTGCCGGCACTTTTGAAGATGTCGTAGGCCAGGTAGTTGCTGCCTGAGACCATCCGCCGCCGCCCGCCCGCGCTGACTGAATTCTGGCCGTCGCTCAGCCCTACGCTGTACGCACTGCCCTTGGTGCAGGAAATGCTCGCCTGCCCGGTCACCGTGGTGAAACCACTGATCACCGGGGCGCTGCCGAAACTGATATTGGGTGCAGTAATCTGGCAGTCATTGGTGACGGTCATGCTCACCGTCAAAGCAGCCGTACCACTGCCGATGTCGCGGCCCAGGCAGATACCGCCAATGCCAACCCCCGAGCAGTAGTTCCAGTTCCAGGCAATGTTCAAGGTCTCGGTGTACAAGCCGGCGGCGACGTTGCTGCCGGTGATGCTGCTCACGTACAGCGGCACGGTTTTAGCGCCAGGCCCCGCGATCAACCCGATGCTCTGGGCAATGCCCCCCGCCCCGCCAAAATCGAATTGCGCCCCACGGGTTATCGGAAAGCTGGTGCTGTTGTTGGCGTAGATCGTATAGCCGATGACGTCACCGGTAGGCCCGACCATGCCGGTCTTGGAGGAGGTGATCGTCGCGTAGAAATGGTCGGAGGACACCAGCAGCGAGATCAATGCCGAGGTGCAGCTTAACCCTGAGTTGGCTGTCGACGTGGCCTGCGCCGCCGTGCGTACCGTCATCGAGCTGATCGACCCGAAGCTCGCCGGCAGCGTGGTTACCACCGAACACGCTGCCATGGCCTGGCCCGACAACACTAAGCCTAAGACAGACAGCCACCCCAACCCCCTCATTGGCACACCAACGGCCCGATCAGCGGCACGCCTTGTTGCTGCTCGTCCATGTCGAACCGCGCCTGGCACGTACGCCCCTCGCCCAACGTGACCTGCAAGGTGTTATGCGCCGAGAGGTTTTCCAGGTAAACCAGGCCATCCCAGCCGACCACCGCCTGCTGGTTGCTTTGCTCGTGCACCACCAGGCTGCCCAAGGGCAGTTCCTGATGCTGGGTGTCCACCAGGGTGACGCTGGCCGCGAGCACCCGGCGCAGCGGGAACTCCAGTAGGTAGCCGCTGCCACGGCGCACCGACACACGCTGCTCCACATTCGGGCTCTGCACGTTGAGCGGCAGGTTCAGCGGATCGATTTCATATTTGCCGCGGTAGTACGCGCTGCTCCACGGCACCAGCAGGTGGCCGTTGCGGTCGGTTTCGCCCACCAGTTGGTTCTCGTAGCGCACCGGGATCCCGGCGAAACCCTGGGTACTCACCACCACAAAGGCATCATTGATCCGGTTGGCGGCAAAGGTGTCACCGCCCATCCACACCAGCGAGCCGCTGGCATCCGCCCAGCGGGTCTGGGCATCGCTGCTGCCGTACACGCCGGCCTGCAACTGCACCGACTGCAAGCGCCAGGTCAGGTCGGCCTGCCGGTACGCCGCGCCATCACCCTGGGCATAACCGAGGTTGTAGCCCACCCCGCCCTCGCTGGGCACCGCGCTGCTGTAATTGAGGCGCTGGCGACTGGCGCCGTCCTTGCTGCGCTCGGTGCTCAAGGCCAGGCTGCCGTTGAGGTCGAACGGAATCACCCACTGCGCCTGCATCGCCCAGTTGCTGTCGCCGATCTCGCGGTTGGCCGACAGGTAGAAACTGGTGTTGCGCCACAGCGGTTTACTCCAGCTCAGGTTGAGCAGGCGCGTGCGCGAATCGTCCGCCGCCTGCACGTCGAAATAGCCCATGCCCAGGCTGCCGAAGCGCTCAAGGTTGAGGCTCAGTGTCACCTGTTCGCTGCGCTTGCTGAGGCTGGCGTAAGGGGTATCGACCAGGGTCAGGTCGGCGTACTCGTCGCGTCGCTCGACTCGTTGGTACGAGAGGCTGTAGCGCGTGCTGTTGTACTGATACCCCAGGCTCAGTTGCTGGCCGGTGCGTCCTTCGAACTGGCTTTGGCTGACAGCCGTGTTGAGCACGCCGAAGTTGCCCAGCCGCAGGTTGCCGCCCAAGCCGCCCAGGGTCAGGTCACTGGAGGCCTCGGCATGGCTCTCCAGGGTCAGGTTGTCGGAATAACCATAACGAAAGGTGCCGCTGGCCACGCCAGGGCCATAGGCGAAATCCTTCAGGGTGTATTCCCGGCGCAAGGAGCCGGCGGCCACCGAGAAATCCGTCAGGCCTTTTTGCAACAACGTGCTGGTCACGTAGAACGGTACGGTGGTCGACACCTGGCGACCGAGGGCGTCGGTCGTCACCACCACCGCTTCGCCGGCGCCGTTGATAAACGGCACGTTGGTCAGGGTGTACGGCCCCGGTTGCAGCAGCGCGCTGTCAGATTTGTAGCCGTTGATAAACAGGTCCACCGACGACGGCACCGCGGCCTCACCGGCAAATTGCGGCAGGGGGTAAGTCACCAGGTCCGGGCGCACCGCGAAGTCCCGCGAGAACTGCACGCCGCCCAGGCGCACCGAACTGCTCCAGGGCAAGGCGCCGCTGATCACGTCACCGGCTTCGTAGGTCAGCAGCCGCTCATCATCAGAGAACCGCCAGGTAGTGTCGTAGCGCCGGTAACCGTTGTTAAACGTACTGCTGCTGACGCCATCGGCCAAGGTCTGGCGGTACTGGCCGGTATTGGACAAAGTGCCCCAGTTGTCGAACAGCCGCACTTCGTTCCAGGCGGCGAGGTAGCTGCCGCCTTCGTCGGTGTCGTTGAAATACAGGTCATAGTTGAGCAAGGCGCCGAAGCTGCTCATCGCCTGGGTGCGCGGGTAAGTGTTGCGGTTGCCGATAAATTGTTCCTTCAGCCACGACGGCGGCACATCCAGCAGCAGGCGCTGGCCGTTGCTGTCGTAATCGCTGTGCAGGCCGGGGATCTTGTCCAGCGCCACGCTGCCGCTCAATTCGCCGGGCAGCTTCATGCCCACGTCCTGCAGTGCGCTGGCCGGCACATAGAGTTGCCCGGCCCGCTGATCGACCGCGATGACGCGGCCGGTGTCCATCTGGTTGACCACCAGCTCCAGAAACAACTGTGCATCGGCGACAGCCTCCATACTGCTCGGGGGCGGTGGCAGGTCGCCAGCCACGCCCGGAAGCGCAATCATTGCGCCGCCCAGCCCGCCTACCATCGACAGCCATAGACTGCGAGCCCGACCACGACTCACCATGGCGTTGTGTCCTTCAATGGACATCTCCATCCGTTTAAAACCCGGGGCCTCCCAGCCCCGCTACGCTGCCGTTACCGCTTCGGCGCAAGGTTCTCCAGCTGTTGCGCACCGTTGATCCTGACCTGCAACGGCTGGTCGGCCGACAGCCCGTCCGGCACCGGCCAGCGCATGGTCGCGCCGGGCAATACATAGCCCAGCAGGCCGTCCACAAGCGGCCGGGTCTGCCCACCCTGTTTGAACGAAGCATCGGTGAGGCGCGCATGCACGGCGCCCTGGTTGCGCACTTCGAGGTATTGGCGCCCCGCCACCGTGACTTTCTGCCAGCTCAACTCCGGTTTGCCGGCGCCCTTGGGATCGCGCTGGCGCGTGCTGTCTTCCTTGCTCCACAGGCCTGCGCCGTAGGCAAACAGCGGCACCGAATAACGCATCTGAAAGCGGATCGCCGCTGCGGTGTTCTTGCCTTCCGGCGGCGTGGGCACCTGCAGGGGTGAAGGGATTTCATCGATGATGATGCGGTAGGCCAACTCTTGCCCAGGTGGTACTTCGCGGGTGCGGGTCAGGCGTACCAGTTGCTTTTGCCCCGGCTCGATTCGCGCCACGGGCGGGCTGCCGATCACATCGCGCTGGTTCTGGTACTGCTCGTCAAAGCCGCTCTGGCTCCAGGCGAACACGCGAATCTGCAGGCTTGCAGTCTCGGTCCCGCGGTTTTCCAGCCACAGCGCGCTGGCCTGTTGATCGGCCTCCAGCACCGGGTCGATGGGCCAGATCAGCACCGAGCTGGCCGCCTGCACAAGCCCTGCCGTGCACACCGCACTCAAGGCAATACCCGCGGCCCACAGCCGCCGGGAAGGTGAACGCATAACCCCACTCCTTATACCGATAGCCTTACCACGTCAGCTGCACCTGCAGCGTGTCGCTGTATGTCCCCCCAGGCTGATTGCCCGGCAATTGCACCCGCCCGTAGATCGGCAGGCTGATGTTGTTCGCGTCGCTGTAGGCCACGTTGACGCTCTGGCCGATCCCCAGGCTCTGGCTGAACGCCGCATCCCGAAACAACTGGTAAGCCACCCGCGCGCTACCACTGTTGAGCTGCAAATTGCGCCCGGTGCTGCTGTGCTGCCCGCCATCGACGCTCATGCTCAGCGTCACCCCCGGTGTGCATTGCAAGGTGACGCCCCCCGTCAGCGCAGCCGTGACCGTGCCTGTCGCCAGCGCCGAGTAACTGCCGTAGGTC carries:
- a CDS encoding M14 family metallopeptidase; its protein translation is MTVALTSIKISSDFDSGNIQVLDAHDAYQLLLAIKPDTRSQHYQWFHFKAEGMHVGHTHTFRLSNAGKSSYPHAWSGYNAVASYDHINWFRVPSRFDGEILHISLETREKHAWLAYFEPYSRERHDWLIEQALSRAGTQLLATGKSAEGRDIQLLRRGKGGEGRRNIWIIAQQHPGEHMAEWFMEGIIERLQQDGDAELKKLLKVADLYLVPNMNPDGAFHGHLRTNAMGQDLNRAWQSASQEISPEVWFVQQQMETYGVDLFLDIHGDEEIPYVFTAGCEGNPGYTPRIEALEKHFRSHLSGLTRDFQTTYGYTRDLPGEANMTLACNAVGQQYDCLSLTLEMPFKDNDDAPNLKTGWSGERSKQLGKDVLSTVADIVTTLR
- a CDS encoding cytochrome b, with amino-acid sequence MNAQPRFFAPLARLLHWLMALMVIAMLFIGAGLAASVSERHEWLIHLHKPLGIAILALVIVRLVVRFSTRQPPLPADLPLWQVLAAKASHVVLYALMLVLPLLGWAMISAAGDPVMLSSSVQLPALVGANAPLFAVLRKAHGFLAYLLFLTVLLHLAAALFHGLIRRDGVLQSMTGSKR
- a CDS encoding catalase family peroxidase, which gives rise to MVDHSSPPRPPLSTASLIARLAGIGAVVAVVAGAFAYVNGTLDPQRLRPKTLVNALETNNGVHPGFRRNHAKGVCVAGYFESSPEARTYSSAQVFSEAKTPLVGRFALPSGNPYAPDSSVPIRSFAVQFTQANGQQWRTGMNSMPVFPVGTPEAFYQMLKAGTPEPATGKPNPASMPAFFAAHPETAPFLAWVKTAKPSASYATETYNGINAFYLVGADGKRQAVRWGVVPQLQDAAGDVAPAGSDFLEKDLVQRLAAGPLRWQLNMTLANPGDPLDDASKAWTGEHKVINAGTLVLQSSQPQADGDCRDINFDPLILPSGIEASNDPLLAARSAAYASSYLRRAGEVSPLHSSPQESKP
- a CDS encoding sigma-70 family RNA polymerase sigma factor, with product MHELDEQLRELIPRLRRFAVSLTRNASSADDLVQSTLERGIISWADKRIEGDLRAWLFSILYRQFLDAHRRTRRYARMLEFFTGRDDAQPSVERTVIAQSTLQAFDQLNTEQRALLLWVSVEGLSYKEVAEILEVPIGTVMSRLSRARQALRQLSDGEIASPSLRILK
- a CDS encoding anti-sigma factor family protein, yielding MISLPPSERDLHAYVDHQLLESDRRMLETYLAAHPDVAAQVHAWQHDAQLLRAALGGALQQPPNPDLDPALIRQRIKRQSRRHFATAAVLLIAVSLGGVGGWHAREATQPAPLPMADAMQAFRLFAQDGIMPADYQVQGSGTMQAWLDRYFNQAHRLPDLSGSGFTPVSGRLLTTEQGAAAMVLYEDPQGRRISFYIRPPGPENGFLPRGSRSADGLQAQYWSGAGYNYAVVSPADQPTPTMLKF
- a CDS encoding Csu type fimbrial protein, coding for MRGLGWLSVLGLVLSGQAMAACSVVTTLPASFGSISSMTVRTAAQATSTANSGLSCTSALISLLVSSDHFYATITSSKTGMVGPTGDVIGYTIYANNSTSFPITRGAQFDFGGAGGIAQSIGLIAGPGAKTVPLYVSSITGSNVAAGLYTETLNIAWNWNYCSGVGIGGICLGRDIGSGTAALTVSMTVTNDCQITAPNISFGSAPVISGFTTVTGQASISCTKGSAYSVGLSDGQNSVSAGGRRRMVSGSNYLAYDIFKSAGTTRWGSVGAARRDSSTAEVNPGNGLGMGSQVFNYNARIYSDQTTPPAGTYLDNVVLDVGF
- a CDS encoding fimbria/pilus outer membrane usher protein, with the protein product MVSRGRARSLWLSMVGGLGGAMIALPGVAGDLPPPPSSMEAVADAQLFLELVVNQMDTGRVIAVDQRAGQLYVPASALQDVGMKLPGELSGSVALDKIPGLHSDYDSNGQRLLLDVPPSWLKEQFIGNRNTYPRTQAMSSFGALLNYDLYFNDTDEGGSYLAAWNEVRLFDNWGTLSNTGQYRQTLADGVSSSTFNNGYRRYDTTWRFSDDERLLTYEAGDVISGALPWSSSVRLGGVQFSRDFAVRPDLVTYPLPQFAGEAAVPSSVDLFINGYKSDSALLQPGPYTLTNVPFINGAGEAVVVTTDALGRQVSTTVPFYVTSTLLQKGLTDFSVAAGSLRREYTLKDFAYGPGVASGTFRYGYSDNLTLESHAEASSDLTLGGLGGNLRLGNFGVLNTAVSQSQFEGRTGQQLSLGYQYNSTRYSLSYQRVERRDEYADLTLVDTPYASLSKRSEQVTLSLNLERFGSLGMGYFDVQAADDSRTRLLNLSWSKPLWRNTSFYLSANREIGDSNWAMQAQWVIPFDLNGSLALSTERSKDGASRQRLNYSSAVPSEGGVGYNLGYAQGDGAAYRQADLTWRLQSVQLQAGVYGSSDAQTRWADASGSLVWMGGDTFAANRINDAFVVVSTQGFAGIPVRYENQLVGETDRNGHLLVPWSSAYYRGKYEIDPLNLPLNVQSPNVEQRVSVRRGSGYLLEFPLRRVLAASVTLVDTQHQELPLGSLVVHEQSNQQAVVGWDGLVYLENLSAHNTLQVTLGEGRTCQARFDMDEQQQGVPLIGPLVCQ
- a CDS encoding fimbrial biogenesis chaperone, with translation MRSPSRRLWAAGIALSAVCTAGLVQAASSVLIWPIDPVLEADQQASALWLENRGTETASLQIRVFAWSQSGFDEQYQNQRDVIGSPPVARIEPGQKQLVRLTRTREVPPGQELAYRIIIDEIPSPLQVPTPPEGKNTAAAIRFQMRYSVPLFAYGAGLWSKEDSTRQRDPKGAGKPELSWQKVTVAGRQYLEVRNQGAVHARLTDASFKQGGQTRPLVDGLLGYVLPGATMRWPVPDGLSADQPLQVRINGAQQLENLAPKR
- a CDS encoding Csu type fimbrial protein codes for the protein MWLRALLVCGLALPLPLSAVTSQSFQVSATITPGCLIVGGGANYGALTYGSYSALATGTVTAALTGGVTLQCTPGVTLSMSVDGGQHSSTGRNLQLNSGSARVAYQLFRDAAFSQSLGIGQSVNVAYSDANNISLPIYGRVQLPGNQPGGTYSDTLQVQLTW